In Oryza brachyantha chromosome 1, ObraRS2, whole genome shotgun sequence, the following are encoded in one genomic region:
- the LOC121053258 gene encoding VQ motif-containing protein 4-like, which yields MATTSTQERPLAPPLPQPAAAAAADPSNPFPTTFVQADTTSFKQVVQILTGTPETAAAAAAGGAAAASPPASKPAPAPPGPKKPAFKLYERRSSMKSLKMLCPLLPAAAAFGPGGGGGGGFSPRGFSPRGLEVLSPSMLDFPSLALGSPVTPLPPLPGSDEAAAAEDRAIAEKGFYLHPSPRGNAGAGGELQPPPRLLPLFPLQSPGRQ from the coding sequence AtggccaccacctccacccaGGAGCGCCCCCTCGCGCCGCCTCTgccgcagccggcggcggcggcggccgccgaccCTTCGAATCCTTTCCCCACCACCTTCGTGCAGGCGGACACCACGTCGTTCAAGCAGGTGGTCCAGATCCTCACCGGCACGCCGGAgaccgcggccgcggcggcggcgggtggcgccgccgccgcgtccccgCCGGCTTCGAAgccggcgcccgcgccgccggggccCAAGAAGCCGGCCTTCAAGCTGTACGAGCGGCGGAGCAGCATGAAGAGCCTCAAGATGCTCTGCCCGCTCCtcccggccgcggccgccttcggccccggcggcggcggcggcggcgggttctCCCCCCGGGGGTTCTCCCCGCGAGGGCTGGAGGTGCTGTCGCCGAGCATGCTCGACTTCCCGTCGCTGGCGCTGGGGAGCCCCGTgacgccgctcccgccgctgcCCGGGTCGGacgaggccgccgcggccgaggACCGCGCCATCGCCGAGAAGGGGTTCTACCTCCACCCTTCCCCGCGCGGcaatgccggcgccggcggcgagctgcagCCTCCGCCCAGGCTGCTCCCGCTCTTCCCTCTCCAGTCGCCGGGCCGGCAGTGA
- the LOC121053266 gene encoding protein RALF-like 19 has product MALRLGVAVLATVVAAVALLPAPAAAGGTDLDALVVAASSASGRRRLMASCDGAIGECDVDDEEDVEELALLGAGASAGEAMRRSLAARRPTNRYVSYAALDANKVPCNKRGQSYYQNCASQKPANPYRRGCSAITRCARTMN; this is encoded by the coding sequence ATGGCGCTtcgcctcggcgtcgccgtgcTCGCGACCgtcgtggcggcggtggccttgctcccggcgccggcggccgcgggggGCACCGACCTCGACgcgctggtggtggcggcgtcgtcggcgtcggggcggcggaggctgaTGGCGTCCTGCGACGGCGCCATCGGGGAGTGCGACgtggacgacgaggaggacgtgGAGGAGCTGGCGCTGCTGGGGGCcggcgccagcgccggcgaggcAATGCGGCGGTCGCTGGCGGCCCGGCGGCCGACGAACCGGTACGTGAGCTACGCGGCGCTGGACGCGAACAAGGTGCCGTGCAACAAGAGGGGCCAGTCCTACTACCAGAACTGCGCGTCGCAGAAGCCCGCCAACCCCTACCGCCGCGGCTGCTCCGCCATCACCCGGTGCGCTCGCACCATGAACTGA
- the LOC121055526 gene encoding early nodulin-like protein 1: AIAVAVTGVLAASCCEARDFYVGGRDGWTANPAEPYNRWAERNRFQVNDRLVFRYSKEKDSVVVVSQSHYDACNATDPILRDVGGDSTFVFDSSGPFFFISGDAARCQAGERLIVVVLAVRSNATTSPSPPPPPPAVPAPTPRSPPPPAAGTNGTAPPVPAPAPAPGAPPSPAGGNSTSPAPTGTNGTSSSPPPPRPSSASSHRGGALLLLAVIAGALMFS; this comes from the exons gccatcgccgtcgccgtcaccggcgTGCTTGCGGCGAGCTGCTGCGAGGCGCGCGACTTCTACGTGGGCGGGCGCGACGGGTGGACGGCCAACCCCGCCGAGCCGTACAACCGGTGGGCCGAGCGCAACCGCTTCCAGGTCAACGACCGCCTCG TGTTCAGGTACAGCAAGGAGAAGGactcggtggtggtggtgagccAGAGCCACTACGACGCCTGCAACGCCACCGACCCCATCCTccgcgacgtcggcggcgactccACCTTCGTCTTCGACAGCTCCGGccccttcttcttcatcagcGGCGACGCCGCCCGCTGCCAGGCCGGCGAGCgcctcatcgtcgtcgtcctcgccgtccgcAGCAACGCCACGacctcgccttcgccgccgccgccgccgcccgccgttcCAGCCCCGACCcctcgctcgccgcctcccccggcCGCGGGAACGAACGGGACGGCGCCACCCGTTCCAGCCCCAGCCCCAGCCCCtggcgcgccgccgtctccggccGGGGGAAACTCTACGTCGCCGGCGCCAACGGGAACGAATGGGacgtcatcgtcgccgccgccgccgcggccgtcgtcggcgtcaTCTCATCGGGGTGGCgccttgctgctgctcgccgTGATAGCCGGAGCATTAATGTTTAGCTGA
- the LOC121055755 gene encoding protodermal factor 1-like, producing the protein MVARMKRARGVFVLAAAFAMAAFVSVVESRTGPVEKTSQEDGVKKPDCVPAFDPRSFPGHGGTTTPLPGHGGSGGSTSPPSHGGTGGGYGSTPAAPSHGGSGALPAPSHGGGYGSSPVTPSPGGGYGGGSPATPSHGGGGYGSSPSTPSPSHGGGAYGGSSPTPSHGGGGAYGGGAYGGGAPTTPSSHDSHGLVPVVPTSPGTCDYWRSHPMEIWSALGRLPSSVGHFFGAAGGAAAGGTGATIQDALSSTRGDGAGALLREGAAALLNSMARSGFPYTTEQVRDAFAAAAAAGSDSAASLQAAAFKKANEGRA; encoded by the exons atGGTGGCAAGGATGAAGCGCGCGAGGGGTGTCTTCGTGCTCGCTGCGGCGTTTGCCATGGCGGCCTTCGTCTCCGTCGTCGAGTCGAGGACCGGCCCCGTGGAGAAGACGAGCCAAG AGGATGGGGTGAAGAAGCCGGACTGCGTGCCGGCGTTCGACCCGCGCTCGTTCCCCGGCCACGGCGGCACGACGACGCCCCTCCCCGGGCACGGGGGCTCCGGCGGGagcacgtcgccgccgtctcacGGCGGTACCGGCGGCGGGTACGGCTCTACCCCGGCTGCGCCGTCGCATGGGGGCTCCGGGGCGTTGCCTGCCCCGTCCCACGGCGGCGGGTATGGGTCTTCCCCGGTGACCCCGTCCCCTGGCGGTggctacggcggcggctctcCGGCGACCCCGTCGCACGGTGGTGGTGGATACGGGAGCTCCCCTTCCACGCCGTCCCCGTCCCACGGAGGCGGCGCCTACGGCGGCAGCTCCCCGACGCCGTCccatggtggcggcggcgcctacggcggcggcgcctacggcggcggagctccgacgacgccgtcgtcgcacgaCAGCCACGGCCTCGTCCCCGTCGTCCCCACCAGCCCCGGGACCTGCGA CTACTGGAGGTCGCACCCGATGGAGATATGGTCGGCGCTGGGCCGGCTGCCGAGCTCGGTGGGCCACTTCttcggcgcggcgggcggcgcggccgccggcggcacggGCGCGACCATCCAGGACGCGCTCTCCAGCacccgcggcgacggcgccggcgcgctgcTCCgcgagggcgccgccgcgctgctcaaCTCGATGGCCCGCTCCGGCTTCCCCTACACGACCGAGCAGGTGAGGGACGCCttcgcggccgcggccgccgctggCTCCGACAGCGCCGCCTCGTtgcaggcggcggcgttcAAGAAGGCCAACGAGGGCCGCGCgtag